A single Bdellovibrio bacteriovorus DNA region contains:
- a CDS encoding DNA alkylation repair protein yields the protein MLAIQKDILKKRKPARAKTLQRFFKTGPGDYAEGDIFLGLTVPESRLIAKKYKDLPLKEVSVLVKSPHHEERLIGLLILVSQFSKSSEEVQEKIYKFYLKHTKYINNWDLVDSSAEYIVGAFLYNRDRKILQKLAKSKSLWERRIAMLSTFHFIKKGELKDTFKIAEILMKDRHDLIHKASGWMLREAGKRVSEKDLRQFLDRYAAQMPRTMLRYAIERLPKEDRLRYLSLKSN from the coding sequence ATGTTAGCGATCCAAAAAGATATTCTTAAGAAAAGAAAACCAGCCCGCGCGAAAACGCTGCAGCGTTTTTTTAAGACGGGACCTGGCGACTATGCGGAAGGGGATATCTTCTTAGGTTTGACTGTTCCGGAAAGCCGGTTGATCGCTAAGAAGTATAAGGATCTGCCACTGAAAGAAGTCAGCGTTCTTGTTAAATCCCCGCATCATGAAGAGCGCCTGATTGGACTTTTGATTTTGGTAAGTCAATTCTCGAAAAGTTCTGAAGAAGTGCAAGAAAAGATCTATAAGTTTTATCTAAAGCACACGAAATATATCAATAATTGGGACCTCGTTGATTCTTCGGCAGAATACATCGTCGGCGCTTTTCTGTATAATCGCGATCGCAAGATTTTGCAGAAGTTAGCAAAATCAAAAAGCCTTTGGGAGCGCCGGATTGCCATGCTCTCCACGTTTCATTTCATCAAAAAAGGCGAATTGAAGGACACCTTCAAAATCGCTGAAATTCTAATGAAGGACCGTCACGACCTTATTCACAAAGCCAGCGGCTGGATGTTGCGAGAAGCTGGGAAAAGAGTGAGTGAAAAAGACCTTCGCCAGTTCCTGGATCGCTATGCTGCTCAAATGCCTCGAACCATGCTTCGTTACGCCATCGAACGGCTGCCCAAAGAAGATCGTCTTCGTTATTTGTCTCTCAAATCTAATTAA
- a CDS encoding trypsin-like serine peptidase → MKIFLITILLATQSWALTNAVPAETPELESVVFFSALGYDPESKDTVPGMCNGNLLSDRVMVTAAHCVYQSEVLKSWEIDIQVGEYIYRKAPTGETRRIGYMTKYRETVKARFVYAADLKRRLDSQGLRLRIGPAEDIAIVIFEKPLALKVDFQFTQIVAQKELPSIHSQLINYWPTVVTINPIEEIATTDTKRMARLDRITKSSSTYESKSTSRVQPGDSGAPLFARVGTQWKQIGVTKGRAETLFSNWDVYGVLDQKICQMAQQIPEAEIKSLLCK, encoded by the coding sequence ATGAAGATTTTCTTAATCACCATTCTGTTGGCGACACAGTCTTGGGCTTTGACGAATGCGGTTCCTGCGGAAACACCCGAACTTGAATCCGTCGTTTTCTTTAGCGCCTTGGGATATGATCCTGAAAGCAAAGACACTGTTCCTGGAATGTGTAACGGAAATCTTTTGTCGGACCGGGTGATGGTGACCGCCGCCCACTGCGTTTATCAATCCGAAGTTTTAAAGTCCTGGGAAATCGATATTCAAGTCGGTGAGTACATCTATCGCAAAGCTCCGACGGGCGAAACTCGCCGCATCGGCTATATGACAAAGTATCGTGAGACCGTAAAGGCGCGATTTGTTTACGCCGCCGATTTAAAACGCCGTCTAGATTCTCAAGGTCTTCGTCTGCGTATCGGTCCTGCAGAAGACATCGCCATTGTTATTTTTGAAAAGCCGTTAGCACTGAAAGTAGACTTTCAATTCACTCAAATTGTTGCTCAGAAGGAGTTACCGTCGATTCACTCGCAGTTGATCAATTACTGGCCGACAGTTGTTACGATCAATCCCATCGAAGAAATCGCAACGACGGACACAAAAAGAATGGCACGATTAGATCGTATTACAAAAAGCTCTAGCACTTACGAATCTAAATCCACGTCGCGCGTACAGCCCGGTGACAGTGGGGCACCTCTATTTGCCAGAGTCGGGACTCAATGGAAGCAAATCGGTGTGACCAAAGGCCGTGCTGAGACTCTGTTTTCAAATTGGGACGTCTATGGAGTTTTAGACCAAAAGATCTGTCAGATGGCCCAACAGATCCCTGAAGCTGAAATCAAAAGTTTACTGTGTAAATAA
- a CDS encoding TrmH family RNA methyltransferase → MIEISSKSNDHFRRWVDLASARGIKKHQEFILMGEKLIGEFLENPNFKVKAELVHEDLKSLTMTAASLKGQRIPVFKLPKALFNEVDVIGTHYNLLVLEPKEIPALSAEKTQGLEVLSPLGDPSNLGALARSALAFGASKMILTEESCNPFHPKAIKSSAGALLKLPLYRIGKFTDFVAGNEDVYALDMKGENVATFKWPKNIRLAIGEEGPGFSGLKGLKRLSVATQSVESLNATVAASIALFSYSVSQK, encoded by the coding sequence GTGATTGAGATCAGCTCAAAAAGCAACGACCACTTTCGCCGCTGGGTGGATTTAGCTTCCGCCCGCGGAATCAAAAAACACCAAGAGTTCATCCTGATGGGAGAAAAGCTTATTGGTGAGTTTTTAGAAAATCCAAATTTCAAAGTGAAAGCGGAGTTGGTTCATGAAGATCTTAAATCTTTGACGATGACGGCAGCCTCCTTAAAAGGCCAGCGCATCCCTGTTTTTAAGCTTCCGAAAGCTCTGTTTAACGAAGTCGATGTCATTGGCACCCATTACAATCTCTTAGTTTTAGAGCCGAAAGAAATTCCGGCGTTGTCGGCAGAAAAAACTCAAGGTTTGGAAGTGCTTTCTCCATTGGGAGATCCTTCGAATCTTGGGGCTTTGGCGCGCTCGGCTTTAGCTTTTGGTGCGAGCAAAATGATTCTGACGGAAGAAAGTTGCAACCCGTTCCATCCGAAGGCGATTAAATCCTCGGCCGGAGCTCTTTTAAAGTTGCCGCTTTATCGCATTGGCAAATTCACGGACTTTGTTGCCGGCAACGAAGATGTGTACGCTTTAGATATGAAAGGCGAAAATGTCGCTACTTTCAAATGGCCCAAAAACATCCGCTTAGCTATTGGTGAAGAGGGACCTGGGTTTAGTGGCCTTAAAGGTTTAAAGCGCTTGTCAGTCGCTACGCAAAGCGTGGAATCCTTGAATGCGACCGTGGCTGCCAGTATTGCTCTATTCAGCTATTCTGTTTCTCAGAAATAA